In one Arcobacter lacus genomic region, the following are encoded:
- a CDS encoding [protein-PII] uridylyltransferase family protein, whose protein sequence is MTELNIQIEELISNNATDFQISKVFKTYYKNYLDSIDTTVETTGGKDFFIKHTKHTDKFLILLYKYILRKNFGVHQPMSNSIPITLIALGSYGREQLCIYSDIDIMILYEETRGYNLKTIIEEFITLTWDCGLKLGSRVDELKNIENVVKEDITIKSAILESRIIYGSKTLWVSYENILKKIRKTDQKEFILEKLEEHKQRLLKFPLKMEPNIKDGYGGIREANMMYWIANILYGLNNVKELVGFQFSEDEYKKYRQALEFIFQVRTALHSIARKKQDQVTFDILPDLSAKLGFKNQPRYTKDRLCMSKIISSLHIIHNFTATMIKKFTRVALFEATNIPKLKKLRYKKNLYIINNELFCSFSAKPQSLNNFIKELIELPLDVDRFDRSYIYYASKTKLPATQSKELKKSIKLLLTKPKLYPLMKLIYNAGLFQSIIPITKMLLNQPQFDGYHRHPVDIHSIKTLKFAQNIENDHVKSIFNELTNEQKMLVRLVAFFHDVGKGRKEDHHIVGEKLFKNMLKSFGFDEELIKVGANLVRYHNMMSYMATNEDIYSEKTILNLMGIVKNKDSLKMLYVVTYCDISAVGQNIFNSSTASLLKQLYYQALPAFDNQEFLKESKRRTAKQNAIKNLERYKELPMILQKKIMYISSNQIFLRMKAEDILDIAIKAKDVDSYIYKIINEAQLTIRIIRKQPLNLGYLLGKLEFLNIDSMNIYKLYDNKKAFEISFSEKIDPEDIYLIENIINDSFDMTKRTNLITPIIKKEDIKIDCNHTAYLASMHIVTKDQKGLFAYIAKIFDDFNVEIESAKLHTLKGVARDLLLIEKDGNFCSKQEEIINLICSKG, encoded by the coding sequence ATGACAGAGCTAAATATTCAAATTGAAGAATTAATATCAAACAACGCAACAGATTTTCAGATTTCAAAAGTATTCAAAACTTATTATAAAAACTATTTAGATTCTATTGATACAACAGTTGAAACAACTGGTGGAAAAGATTTTTTTATAAAACACACAAAACATACTGATAAATTTTTAATACTTTTATATAAATATATTTTGAGAAAAAATTTTGGTGTACATCAACCAATGAGTAACTCTATTCCAATAACTTTAATAGCATTAGGTTCTTATGGAAGAGAACAACTTTGTATATATTCTGATATTGATATTATGATTTTATATGAAGAAACAAGGGGTTACAATCTAAAAACAATTATTGAAGAATTTATAACTTTAACTTGGGATTGTGGTTTAAAACTTGGATCACGTGTTGATGAATTAAAAAATATAGAAAATGTAGTAAAAGAAGATATAACAATAAAAAGTGCTATTTTAGAATCAAGAATAATTTATGGTTCAAAAACTTTATGGGTTAGTTATGAAAATATTCTAAAAAAGATAAGAAAAACTGACCAAAAAGAGTTTATTTTAGAAAAACTCGAAGAACATAAACAAAGACTTTTAAAATTCCCTTTAAAAATGGAACCAAATATCAAAGATGGTTATGGTGGAATTAGAGAAGCAAATATGATGTATTGGATAGCAAATATTTTATATGGATTAAATAATGTAAAAGAACTTGTAGGTTTTCAATTTAGTGAAGATGAATACAAAAAATATAGACAAGCTTTAGAATTTATTTTTCAAGTACGAACAGCTTTACATAGTATTGCAAGAAAAAAACAAGATCAAGTTACTTTTGATATTTTGCCAGATTTAAGTGCAAAACTAGGTTTTAAAAATCAACCAAGATATACAAAAGATAGACTTTGTATGTCAAAGATAATTTCAAGTTTACATATTATTCATAACTTCACTGCAACAATGATAAAAAAATTTACAAGAGTTGCTTTATTTGAAGCTACAAATATACCAAAACTAAAAAAACTAAGATACAAAAAAAATCTTTATATTATAAATAATGAACTATTTTGCTCTTTTAGTGCAAAACCACAAAGTTTAAATAATTTTATAAAAGAACTAATAGAGCTTCCCTTAGATGTTGATAGATTTGATAGATCTTATATTTATTATGCAAGTAAAACAAAGTTACCAGCAACTCAATCAAAAGAGTTAAAAAAAAGTATAAAATTGCTACTAACAAAACCAAAATTATATCCTTTGATGAAACTAATTTATAATGCAGGATTATTTCAATCAATTATTCCTATTACAAAAATGTTACTCAATCAACCACAATTCGATGGTTACCATAGACATCCTGTTGATATTCATTCTATTAAAACATTAAAATTTGCACAAAATATAGAAAATGATCATGTAAAATCAATCTTTAATGAACTTACAAATGAACAAAAAATGTTGGTAAGACTAGTGGCATTTTTTCATGATGTGGGAAAAGGAAGAAAAGAGGATCATCATATAGTTGGAGAAAAACTTTTTAAAAATATGTTGAAATCTTTTGGTTTTGATGAAGAACTTATAAAAGTTGGGGCAAACTTAGTTCGATACCATAATATGATGTCATATATGGCTACAAATGAGGATATTTATTCAGAAAAAACTATTTTAAATCTTATGGGAATAGTGAAAAATAAAGATTCATTAAAAATGCTTTATGTTGTAACTTATTGTGATATTTCTGCTGTTGGTCAAAATATTTTTAATAGTTCAACTGCTTCTTTACTAAAACAGTTATATTATCAAGCACTTCCAGCTTTTGACAATCAAGAATTTTTAAAAGAGAGCAAAAGAAGAACTGCAAAACAAAATGCTATAAAAAATCTTGAAAGATATAAAGAACTTCCAATGATTTTGCAAAAAAAGATTATGTATATATCTTCAAATCAAATATTTCTAAGAATGAAAGCGGAAGATATTTTAGATATTGCAATTAAAGCAAAAGATGTAGATTCATATATTTATAAAATAATAAATGAAGCTCAACTTACAATAAGAATTATTAGAAAACAACCTTTAAATTTAGGTTATTTACTTGGAAAATTAGAGTTTTTAAATATAGATTCTATGAATATATATAAACTTTATGACAATAAAAAAGCTTTTGAGATTTCATTTAGTGAAAAAATAGATCCTGAAGATATATATTTAATTGAGAATATTATAAATGACTCTTTTGATATGACAAAAAGAACAAACTTAATAACTCCAATTATAAAAAAAGAAGATATAAAAATAGATTGTAATCATACAGCTTATTTGGCTTCAATGCACATAGTTACAAAAGATCAAAAAGGTTTATTTGCTTATATTGCTAAAATCTTTGATGATTTTAATGTTGAAATAGAAAGTGCTAAACTTCACACTCTAAAAGGAGTTGCTAGAGATTTATTATTGATTGAAAAAGATGGTAACTTTTGTTCAAAACAAGAAGAAATTATAAATCTAATTTGTAGCAAAGGTTAA
- a CDS encoding transcriptional regulator — MQEYIALDSISKEILNSAKLLQSVEVNALVLGENGVGKKSLAKYILPNSKIYEAKALQKDIIDNILTIQNESIIIDKINEITNIDIFVNWIEKNQIRVIATSQASNLNQKLKDLFIITLEIPPLKSRVEDTKALINKFSLEASSILEMPLVSSSRLITNISNNTHSLRKSIYFSYLFETIGENEILTFLEKYLSENLSKNSSYKDLLYLFEIPLLKAAIKKYKSQVQVAKHLDLNRITLRKKLEIYKESL; from the coding sequence ATGCAAGAATATATAGCACTAGATAGTATCTCTAAAGAGATTTTAAATTCAGCGAAACTTCTTCAATCAGTTGAAGTTAATGCTTTAGTTTTGGGTGAAAATGGAGTTGGGAAAAAATCTTTAGCAAAATATATCTTACCAAATTCAAAAATTTATGAAGCAAAAGCTTTACAAAAAGATATTATTGACAATATTTTAACTATACAAAATGAATCAATAATTATTGATAAAATAAATGAAATTACAAATATTGATATATTTGTTAATTGGATAGAAAAAAATCAAATAAGAGTAATAGCAACTTCTCAAGCTTCAAATTTAAATCAAAAACTAAAAGATTTATTTATAATTACTTTAGAAATTCCACCTTTAAAAAGTAGAGTTGAAGATACCAAAGCTTTGATAAATAAATTCTCACTAGAAGCTAGTTCTATTCTAGAAATGCCTTTAGTAAGCTCTTCAAGACTTATAACAAATATCTCAAATAATACTCATAGCCTAAGAAAATCTATTTACTTTTCATACCTTTTTGAAACAATCGGAGAAAATGAAATTTTGACATTTTTGGAAAAATATCTAAGTGAAAATCTATCTAAAAATAGTTCTTATAAAGATTTATTGTATCTTTTTGAAATACCTTTGCTAAAAGCTGCAATAAAAAAATATAAATCTCAAGTTCAAGTTGCAAAACATCTAGATTTGAATAGAATTACATTAAGAAAAAAACTAGAAATATATAAAGAGTCCTTATGA
- a CDS encoding acyl-[ACP]--phospholipid O-acyltransferase has product MKKIDNLLIIKIAFLFVVFCNAVVDVSHKVLLQNIAFKIFDGTTQVIWVSIINVLLIIPFLLLFTFSGYLSDKYNKKDILVYGALSSFLLSSLMIAAYISGNFYFAMFALFLLAIQSAIYGPAKLGLILDIYGKKNLSRGNAALQAISIIAILFAIGVTSFIFEKFYNLNNLQNITSKDELLLAILPLTYYILPVAFLEMVVSFLFLRRVNTNYVRNETISLNKQEFFKGRLLINNIKNIYSQNVIFLSVIGLSVFYGVSQGVIAVFPSFAKMYLNIHDVFVINGVIAASGIGIAIGSIIYSRVSKFYIEVGTIPFASFGMATMIYISTVVETPFMLTLTFLVFGIFGGMFVVPLNSLIQFNAKKKFLGTILAGNNWFQSLFMFLMLCITTIVSFYDLDPLNTIYLILSIIVIGTLYTVYKLPQSLLLLFLKAFVGLKYKLEVDGIKNIPSQGGVLLLGNHVSWIDWAIILMAVPREVKFVMDKTIYNKWYLTWLLKMFKCIPISNASSRTTMQTIAKELDDGNMVVLFPEGAITRNGHLGEFKRGFEKILEFTTNEEIKVIPFYIRGLWESMFSRANKRFKDSNKTNRVTVSFARMMNKNDANAISIKNEVFELSAKSWKEHINHLKPLNEVIFDRLKEVSNEVIFADSTNTQLSGNRFLTASILFKNLLKKNLKEQNIALLLPSSVAGAFMNYMVLLMGKTAINLNYTSQVEALKSAIIQSQTKSVITSKKFVEKLKLKGFKIDEVLENVNVFYMEDLKTKISKKQGIITLICVKLLPSFILKWLFLTKTKKDDTAMILFSSGSEGSPKGIELSGDNILGNAQQIANIINVNNKDVILGSLPLFHAFGIVVNTYLPLIEGIKCVAHPDPTDGFEIAKLIFKHKVTFMCGTSTFFRLYVRNQKIHPLMFESLRLVVAGAEKLREDVKIDFKKRFGKDILEGFGTTETSPVATCNLPNVMSPDFTVQIGQKAGTVGMAIPGTTIKIVDPINLEELNSNEEGMIVISGIQVMKGYLGNEEKTKEVLKTIKGKTYYITGDKGKVDEDGFLTIIDRYSRFAKVGGEMVSLTSVEDKISKILELKEDSSVDFIATNLEDEKKGEKIILLISNVDENFVANLKEKILNNFDNKLMVPSEIKIVKDIPKLGSGKKDFNASKILAKG; this is encoded by the coding sequence ATGAAAAAAATAGATAATTTATTAATAATAAAAATTGCATTTTTATTTGTAGTTTTTTGTAATGCTGTTGTTGATGTATCTCATAAAGTTTTACTTCAAAATATTGCTTTTAAGATTTTTGATGGAACAACACAAGTTATTTGGGTATCAATTATAAATGTTTTATTGATTATTCCTTTTTTACTTTTGTTTACATTTAGTGGATATTTATCTGATAAATATAATAAAAAAGATATTTTGGTTTATGGTGCATTATCATCTTTTTTATTATCAAGTTTGATGATAGCTGCTTATATTAGTGGAAATTTTTATTTTGCAATGTTTGCTTTATTTTTATTAGCAATTCAAAGTGCCATTTATGGACCTGCAAAACTTGGATTGATTCTTGATATTTATGGTAAAAAGAATTTATCAAGAGGAAATGCAGCTCTTCAAGCAATATCTATAATAGCAATATTATTCGCTATTGGTGTTACTTCATTTATATTTGAAAAATTTTATAACTTAAATAATCTTCAAAATATAACTTCTAAAGATGAGTTATTATTAGCAATTTTACCTTTGACTTATTATATTTTACCAGTTGCATTTTTAGAGATGGTAGTTTCGTTTTTATTTTTAAGAAGAGTTAATACAAATTATGTAAGGAATGAGACAATATCTTTAAATAAACAAGAATTTTTCAAAGGTAGATTATTAATAAATAATATAAAAAATATCTATTCTCAAAATGTAATATTTTTATCAGTAATTGGTTTATCAGTATTTTACGGAGTTTCTCAAGGAGTAATTGCAGTTTTTCCATCTTTTGCAAAAATGTATTTAAATATTCACGATGTTTTTGTAATAAATGGAGTTATAGCAGCTTCTGGAATAGGTATTGCTATTGGGTCAATAATTTATTCAAGAGTTTCAAAGTTTTATATTGAAGTAGGAACTATTCCTTTTGCATCATTTGGAATGGCTACGATGATATATATTTCAACTGTTGTTGAAACTCCTTTTATGTTAACACTTACTTTTTTAGTATTTGGTATTTTTGGTGGAATGTTCGTAGTTCCCTTAAACTCTTTGATACAGTTTAATGCAAAAAAGAAATTTTTAGGAACTATTTTAGCAGGGAATAATTGGTTTCAATCTTTATTTATGTTTTTGATGCTTTGTATAACTACGATAGTCTCTTTTTACGATTTAGACCCATTAAATACAATTTATTTGATTTTATCAATTATTGTAATAGGAACTTTATATACAGTTTATAAATTGCCACAATCTTTACTTTTACTATTTTTAAAAGCTTTTGTTGGTTTAAAATATAAACTTGAAGTTGATGGAATAAAAAATATTCCTTCTCAAGGTGGAGTTCTACTTTTAGGAAATCACGTTTCTTGGATTGATTGGGCTATTATTTTGATGGCAGTTCCAAGAGAAGTAAAATTTGTAATGGATAAAACTATTTATAATAAATGGTATTTAACTTGGCTTTTAAAAATGTTCAAATGTATTCCTATTTCAAATGCTTCAAGTAGAACAACTATGCAAACTATTGCAAAAGAGTTAGATGATGGTAATATGGTTGTTCTTTTCCCTGAAGGTGCTATTACTAGAAATGGACATTTAGGAGAGTTTAAAAGAGGTTTTGAAAAAATCTTAGAATTTACTACAAATGAAGAGATAAAAGTAATTCCTTTTTATATAAGAGGACTTTGGGAATCTATGTTTAGTAGGGCAAATAAAAGATTTAAAGATTCAAATAAAACAAATAGAGTAACAGTATCTTTTGCAAGAATGATGAATAAAAACGACGCAAATGCTATAAGTATAAAAAATGAAGTTTTTGAACTATCTGCTAAATCTTGGAAAGAGCATATAAATCATTTAAAACCTTTAAATGAAGTTATTTTTGATAGATTAAAAGAAGTTTCAAATGAGGTAATTTTTGCTGATTCAACAAATACACAATTAAGTGGTAATAGATTTTTAACGGCCTCAATTTTATTTAAAAATTTGCTAAAAAAAAATTTAAAAGAACAAAATATAGCATTATTACTTCCTTCAAGTGTAGCTGGAGCATTTATGAATTATATGGTTTTATTGATGGGAAAAACAGCAATAAACCTAAACTATACAAGTCAAGTTGAAGCTTTAAAATCTGCTATTATTCAATCTCAAACAAAAAGTGTAATAACTTCAAAAAAATTCGTTGAAAAACTAAAACTAAAAGGTTTTAAAATTGATGAGGTTTTAGAAAATGTAAATGTTTTTTATATGGAAGATTTAAAAACAAAGATATCTAAAAAACAAGGAATAATAACTCTAATTTGCGTAAAATTACTTCCAAGTTTTATTTTAAAATGGCTTTTTTTAACTAAAACAAAAAAAGATGATACAGCTATGATTTTATTTTCTTCAGGAAGCGAAGGAAGCCCTAAAGGAATAGAATTAAGTGGAGATAATATTTTAGGAAATGCTCAACAAATTGCAAATATTATAAATGTAAATAATAAAGATGTAATTTTAGGTTCATTACCACTATTTCATGCTTTTGGAATAGTTGTAAATACATATCTTCCATTAATTGAAGGAATAAAATGTGTAGCACATCCAGATCCAACTGATGGATTTGAAATAGCAAAATTGATTTTTAAACATAAAGTAACTTTTATGTGTGGAACTTCAACATTCTTTAGATTATATGTAAGAAATCAAAAAATTCATCCTTTAATGTTTGAAAGTTTAAGACTTGTTGTTGCAGGTGCAGAAAAATTAAGAGAAGATGTAAAAATTGACTTTAAAAAACGATTTGGAAAAGATATTCTTGAAGGTTTTGGTACAACAGAAACTTCACCTGTTGCAACTTGTAATTTACCAAATGTCATGTCTCCTGATTTTACAGTTCAAATTGGACAAAAGGCTGGAACAGTTGGTATGGCAATTCCAGGAACAACTATAAAAATAGTAGATCCAATAAATTTAGAAGAACTGAATTCAAATGAAGAAGGAATGATTGTAATCTCTGGAATACAAGTAATGAAAGGTTATCTGGGAAATGAAGAAAAAACAAAAGAGGTTTTAAAAACTATAAAAGGAAAAACTTATTATATAACGGGAGATAAAGGTAAAGTTGATGAAGATGGTTTTTTAACTATTATTGATAGATATTCAAGATTTGCAAAAGTTGGTGGAGAAATGGTAAGTTTGACTTCAGTTGAAGATAAAATATCAAAAATATTGGAGTTAAAAGAAGATAGTTCTGTTGATTTTATAGCAACAAATCTTGAAGATGAAAAAAAAGGAGAAAAGATTATTTTACTTATCTCAAATGTTGATGAAAATTTTGTAGCAAATTTAAAAGAGAAAATATTAAATAATTTTGATAATAAATTAATGGTTCCATCAGAAATAAAAATAGTAAAAGATATACCAAAACTTGGAAGTGGAAAAAAAGATTTTAATGCTTCGAAGATTTTAGCAAAAGGTTAA